A window of the Campylobacter massiliensis genome harbors these coding sequences:
- the serA gene encoding phosphoglycerate dehydrogenase codes for MKTIIVCDAIHKVGFEILNREEDIKVIDAVSMPKDKLLEILGEADVAITRSSTEVGEAFLNAAKNLKALVRAGVGVDNVDIDGCSKRGIIAMNVPTANTIAAVELTMAHMLAAARSFPYAHNDLKIDRIWKREKWYGVELFNKTLGVIGFGNIGSRVATRAAAFGMQIVAYDPYIDPSKVTDMGGVYTRNFDDIFACDFITIHTPKNKETVNMIGEAEIAKMKDGVRLINCARGGLYNEEALYNGLKSGKIAFAGIDVFEKEPATDHPLLELNNVSVTPHLGANTLESQANIAIAAAEQAISAARGISYPSALNLPIKTEDLPPFVEPYIELTSKMAFLAAQINKKAIKAIRIETHGPISEYANSMLTFAIVGALKESLGDTINYVNAKFLCDEKGITTESSVGGNSIFKNKITVRITTENDVVTIGGTVFGENQQRIVTINGFKTDFKPKGKMIIFKNNDVPGVIAKISSILAEEKINIADFRLGRDDHGMALAVVLVDEKITKETLAKLNDLDVCVWAKYAVV; via the coding sequence ATGAAAACGATAATAGTGTGCGACGCAATACATAAAGTCGGCTTTGAAATTTTAAATCGCGAAGAGGATATAAAAGTAATCGATGCGGTAAGTATGCCTAAAGACAAGCTTTTGGAGATTTTAGGCGAGGCTGACGTGGCCATCACGCGAAGCTCGACCGAGGTCGGCGAGGCATTTTTAAATGCAGCCAAAAATCTAAAAGCTCTCGTGCGCGCGGGCGTGGGCGTCGACAACGTAGATATCGACGGCTGCTCAAAACGCGGCATTATCGCGATGAACGTCCCTACGGCAAACACGATCGCCGCGGTAGAGCTAACGATGGCTCATATGCTAGCCGCCGCCCGCTCTTTTCCGTACGCTCACAACGATCTAAAAATCGACCGAATTTGGAAACGCGAGAAATGGTACGGCGTCGAGCTTTTTAACAAGACTCTAGGTGTCATCGGCTTTGGTAACATCGGCTCTCGCGTGGCTACTAGGGCTGCGGCTTTCGGTATGCAAATCGTTGCCTACGATCCGTATATAGATCCCTCGAAAGTAACCGATATGGGCGGCGTTTATACGCGAAATTTTGACGATATCTTTGCGTGCGATTTCATCACCATACACACTCCTAAAAATAAAGAAACCGTAAACATGATCGGCGAGGCGGAGATCGCAAAGATGAAGGACGGCGTGCGCCTCATAAACTGCGCTCGCGGCGGCCTTTACAACGAAGAGGCGCTATATAACGGCCTAAAAAGCGGCAAGATAGCGTTTGCGGGCATCGACGTGTTTGAGAAGGAACCGGCGACGGATCATCCGCTACTTGAGCTAAATAACGTCAGCGTCACGCCGCATCTTGGCGCAAATACGTTGGAATCTCAGGCTAATATCGCTATCGCCGCAGCCGAGCAGGCTATCTCGGCGGCTCGCGGCATCAGCTATCCTAGCGCGCTAAATTTACCGATAAAAACGGAGGACCTGCCGCCTTTCGTAGAGCCTTATATCGAGCTTACGAGCAAGATGGCCTTTCTCGCCGCGCAGATCAACAAAAAAGCTATCAAAGCTATCCGTATCGAGACGCACGGCCCTATCAGCGAGTACGCTAACTCTATGCTTACCTTTGCGATCGTGGGCGCTTTAAAAGAGAGTTTGGGCGATACGATAAACTACGTAAACGCTAAATTTTTGTGCGACGAAAAGGGTATCACGACGGAGAGCAGCGTCGGCGGCAATAGTATTTTCAAAAATAAAATCACCGTTCGTATCACGACCGAAAACGACGTCGTGACGATCGGCGGAACGGTATTTGGCGAAAATCAGCAACGCATCGTGACGATAAACGGCTTTAAGACCGACTTTAAGCCTAAAGGTAAGATGATTATCTTTAAAAACAACGACGTTCCGGGTGTTATCGCTAAAATTTCGTCTATCCTCGCCGAAGAAAAGATCAATATCGCCGATTTCCGACTAGGACGCGACGATCACGGTATGGCGCTCGCGGTCGTGTTGGTCGATGAAAAGATAACCAAAGAAACGCTGGCTAAGCTAAACGATCTTGACGTTTGCGTATGGGCAAAATACGCAGTTGTCTAA
- a CDS encoding SelT/SelW/SelH family (seleno)protein → MEVKITYCNSUNYRPVASRVEEEFLSQIPGANISKIVGSGGNFIVEVDGKVVFSKKDLIGTDVNALPNHEEIVALVDSVKKSA, encoded by the coding sequence ATGGAAGTAAAGATTACATATTGCAATTCTTGAAACTATAGACCGGTAGCTTCTCGTGTAGAAGAAGAATTTTTAAGTCAAATTCCAGGTGCTAATATTAGCAAAATCGTCGGTAGCGGCGGAAACTTCATAGTTGAAGTAGACGGAAAAGTAGTCTTTTCTAAAAAAGATCTCATCGGTACGGACGTAAACGCCCTGCCAAATCACGAAGAGATCGTTGCTTTGGTCGATAGCGTTAAAAAATCAGCCTAA
- a CDS encoding DUF4304 domain-containing protein, with the protein MKAKFDELIAQVKPLFKDNGFTKNGLNFYKNTPEFIYVVNFQKSSGNTASETRFYVNCGIYGAFIDAATGKEFISKPKEYECHFRDRISSIIDSKTAYYEINENTYTAALCENLASDLRAIFSFFEEIKTERNLIDLMLERNGLAVIDQLFEYLLIKREQEILIRQALNLFQKYGNETRWKIFERRINDLLKNMKKTR; encoded by the coding sequence ATGAAAGCAAAATTTGACGAGCTTATAGCCCAAGTAAAGCCGCTGTTTAAAGATAACGGCTTTACCAAAAACGGGCTAAATTTCTACAAAAATACTCCCGAATTTATCTATGTCGTAAATTTTCAAAAAAGTAGCGGCAATACCGCATCTGAAACTAGATTTTACGTAAATTGCGGCATTTACGGCGCTTTTATAGACGCTGCGACTGGCAAAGAATTTATCTCAAAACCCAAAGAATACGAATGCCATTTTAGGGATAGAATTTCATCTATCATAGACTCCAAAACGGCTTACTATGAAATCAACGAAAATACCTACACGGCAGCGCTTTGCGAAAATTTAGCGAGCGATTTAAGAGCGATATTTAGTTTTTTTGAGGAGATAAAAACCGAACGAAATTTGATTGATTTGATGCTGGAGCGAAACGGCCTAGCGGTGATTGACCAGCTTTTTGAATATCTACTCATAAAGCGTGAACAAGAAATTTTGATCCGCCAAGCGTTAAATTTGTTTCAAAAATACGGAAACGAAACTAGATGGAAAATTTTTGAGAGGCGTATAAACGATTTGCTGAAAAATATGAAAAAAACGAGATAA
- the efp gene encoding elongation factor P codes for MATYSMGDLKKGLKIELDGVPYKVVEYQHVKPGKGAAFVRAKIKSFIDGKVLEKTFHAGDKCDQPNLEEKEMQYLYDDGEFCQFMDTATYEQVAISDEDVGDVKKWMIDGMMVEILFHNGKAIGVEVPQVVELKIVETPPNFKGDTQGGKKPATLESGAVVQIPFHVLEGEVIRVDTVRGEYIERANK; via the coding sequence ATGGCAACCTATTCTATGGGCGACCTAAAAAAAGGACTAAAGATCGAGCTAGACGGCGTTCCGTATAAAGTCGTCGAGTATCAGCACGTAAAACCGGGCAAGGGAGCGGCTTTCGTTCGCGCGAAAATCAAATCTTTCATCGACGGCAAAGTGCTTGAAAAGACGTTCCACGCTGGTGACAAATGCGATCAGCCGAATTTGGAAGAAAAAGAGATGCAGTATCTTTACGACGACGGCGAGTTCTGCCAGTTTATGGATACTGCGACCTACGAGCAAGTAGCGATCAGCGACGAGGACGTGGGTGATGTCAAAAAATGGATGATAGACGGTATGATGGTTGAGATTTTGTTTCACAACGGCAAGGCTATCGGCGTAGAAGTACCGCAGGTCGTCGAGCTAAAGATCGTCGAGACTCCGCCGAATTTCAAAGGCGACACCCAAGGCGGTAAAAAGCCTGCTACGCTTGAGAGCGGCGCGGTCGTGCAGATACCTTTCCACGTGCTTGAAGGCGAGGTCATCCGCGTAGATACCGTCCGCGGCGAATACATCGAGCGCGCAAATAAATAA
- a CDS encoding DJ-1 family glyoxalase III: MKKVAVIFADGFEEIEGVSIVDVLRRGGVEAHIVGLDKLPITGAHGVKFVCDMTLYDLEIEEYDMLVLPGGYTGVTNISGNLKMRETIKKFDKKGKFVAAICAAPIALGVAEIMRGEYTCYPSCEASVEGGTYVSDKNVVQSGNIITSKGPATAMEFALELVKVLNGEQVYNEVKNGLLFVK, translated from the coding sequence ATGAAAAAAGTTGCCGTGATTTTTGCCGACGGGTTTGAGGAGATAGAGGGCGTTAGCATCGTGGACGTGCTTAGACGAGGCGGCGTGGAGGCCCATATAGTAGGCCTTGACAAGCTACCTATCACGGGTGCTCACGGAGTGAAATTCGTCTGCGACATGACGCTTTATGACCTCGAAATCGAGGAGTACGATATGCTGGTTTTGCCGGGCGGGTATACGGGCGTCACGAATATCTCAGGTAATCTAAAAATGAGAGAGACGATCAAAAAGTTTGATAAAAAAGGCAAATTCGTCGCCGCCATTTGCGCCGCGCCGATAGCTCTTGGAGTGGCGGAGATCATGAGGGGCGAGTATACATGCTATCCTAGCTGTGAGGCTAGCGTCGAGGGCGGAACGTACGTGAGCGATAAAAACGTCGTGCAAAGCGGAAATATCATCACTTCAAAAGGCCCCGCCACCGCGATGGAGTTTGCTTTGGAGCTGGTTAAGGTTTTAAACGGCGAGCAAGTTTATAACGAAGTGAAAAACGGACTCTTGTTTGTTAAATAA
- a CDS encoding 30S ribosomal protein S1, giving the protein MAAVNKKVQLSKANDGIEDDDFAAMLEESFKKTEEDSDGIIVDIKGDEVFVNVGKKSEGILNISEIQDENGELKFKAGDTIKVVITGSKGGKPIVSHKKALRKEKVKAYIDSYNEENQDVFDVKIIGKNKGGFVAQNSEGIEFFLPRSQGGFKDANAVVGKSFKVKVIKIDKDEQSIIVSRKKLLDEDRKKKREAISAVAENTDVIEGVVKKITTYGMFVDVGGVDGLVHYSEISYKGPVNPGSIYKEGDKVLVKVIKYDNEKKHLSLSIKAATPDPWEEIKDGLEVGDTIKVTVSNIEPYGAFVDLGNDIEGFLHISEISWDKNIKNPKDHISEGEELDVEVIEIDAKDRRLRVSLKNLLKKPFDEFKAKFKEGDITKGVVTSVTNFGAFVRIGGVEGLLHNEDASWDRNDKCKDLFKVGDEIEVKIIKIDSNEQKISLSQKDLKQSPVQAYAKKFSVGDIVTGKIRDIKDFGVFVELGDNVDALIRKEDLGSVSAESLNINDNIEAAIAFIDEKKNRIRLSVRRLARQKEREVLNEINSDDKVTLGDIIKEQLS; this is encoded by the coding sequence ATGGCTGCGGTGAACAAAAAAGTTCAGCTTAGTAAGGCAAACGACGGTATCGAAGACGACGATTTTGCCGCGATGTTAGAGGAGTCTTTTAAAAAGACTGAAGAAGATAGCGACGGAATAATCGTCGATATTAAAGGCGACGAGGTTTTTGTAAACGTCGGTAAAAAATCGGAGGGAATTTTAAATATTTCCGAGATCCAAGACGAAAACGGAGAGCTTAAATTTAAAGCTGGCGATACGATAAAAGTCGTAATAACCGGCTCAAAAGGCGGTAAACCTATCGTTTCTCACAAAAAAGCGCTTAGAAAAGAAAAAGTTAAAGCTTACATAGATTCATATAATGAAGAAAATCAAGACGTATTCGACGTAAAAATAATCGGTAAAAATAAAGGCGGTTTTGTTGCTCAAAATAGCGAGGGTATCGAGTTTTTCTTGCCTCGCTCGCAAGGCGGCTTTAAGGACGCAAACGCGGTAGTAGGAAAGTCGTTTAAAGTAAAAGTCATAAAGATAGACAAAGACGAGCAAAGCATCATCGTATCGAGAAAAAAACTACTCGACGAAGATAGAAAGAAAAAAAGAGAGGCGATATCCGCAGTCGCTGAAAATACGGACGTAATAGAGGGCGTGGTTAAGAAAATTACTACCTACGGCATGTTTGTGGATGTAGGCGGTGTAGACGGACTCGTGCACTACAGCGAGATAAGCTATAAAGGACCTGTAAATCCTGGCTCTATCTACAAAGAGGGCGATAAGGTTTTAGTAAAAGTTATCAAATACGATAATGAGAAGAAGCACCTGTCTCTATCTATCAAGGCTGCGACTCCTGATCCTTGGGAAGAGATAAAAGACGGTCTTGAGGTGGGCGATACTATCAAGGTAACCGTTAGCAACATAGAGCCTTACGGCGCTTTTGTCGATCTTGGCAATGATATAGAGGGGTTCTTGCACATTTCTGAAATTTCTTGGGATAAAAATATCAAAAATCCAAAAGATCACATCAGCGAGGGCGAGGAGCTTGACGTCGAGGTTATCGAGATAGATGCAAAAGATCGCCGCTTAAGAGTGAGCCTAAAAAACCTACTCAAAAAACCGTTTGACGAATTTAAGGCCAAATTTAAAGAAGGCGACATTACTAAAGGCGTAGTTACTAGCGTGACGAACTTTGGGGCATTTGTTAGAATCGGCGGAGTAGAGGGTTTGCTTCACAACGAAGACGCTTCTTGGGATAGAAACGACAAGTGTAAAGATTTATTTAAAGTAGGCGATGAGATCGAGGTAAAAATAATCAAAATCGACTCTAACGAGCAAAAAATTTCGCTTAGCCAAAAAGATCTAAAACAAAGTCCTGTACAAGCCTATGCTAAAAAATTTAGCGTAGGCGACATCGTAACGGGTAAAATTCGCGATATTAAAGATTTCGGCGTATTTGTAGAGCTTGGCGATAACGTCGATGCGCTCATCCGCAAAGAAGACCTCGGTAGTGTAAGCGCTGAAAGTCTAAACATAAACGATAATATTGAAGCTGCGATAGCCTTTATCGATGAGAAGAAAAATAGAATTCGCCTAAGCGTAAGACGCCTTGCAAGACAAAAAGAGCGCGAGGTGTTAAACGAGATAAATAGCGACGATAAGGTTACTTTGGGCGACATTATCAAAGAGCAGCTATCGTAA
- a CDS encoding RNA recognition motif domain-containing protein: MNIYVGNLSYRMTEAELKDTFAPFGEVKRAKIVKDRDTNRSKGFGFVEIENDADALKAIEALNNKEVGGRALRVNESKPKE; the protein is encoded by the coding sequence GTGAATATTTACGTCGGTAACTTGTCATATCGCATGACTGAGGCAGAGCTTAAGGATACATTTGCGCCTTTTGGCGAAGTAAAACGCGCGAAAATCGTCAAAGATCGCGACACGAATCGCTCAAAAGGATTCGGATTCGTCGAGATAGAAAACGATGCAGACGCGCTAAAAGCGATCGAAGCGCTAAACAACAAGGAAGTAGGCGGCAGAGCTCTAAGAGTAAACGAATCTAAACCTAAAGAATAA
- a CDS encoding glutamate--tRNA ligase family protein produces MNQKITSRIAPTPSGFLHAGNVYNFLLTYLFTRAFDGILYLRIDDYDLPRYRRQYVENIFRVLDMLGIDFDGGPGGVEEFESKFSSKFRLDAYQNALKKLEQKGVCYACECSHSMKNSFKNGIYARVCAEKNLKFKKDETTMRLSTIDGAEILVGQNLINFDALGCGSSGEMSLAGGLCGNEQAAQDGVANGLKKSANLLGSDRGKPGDKKFNLNEVENSEERILNSANLGALNLTDETVFETEKFAQTQSINLAQILGDFVVWKKDDTPAYNLASLVDDEILGINLLVRGEDLLACSAAQKYMAQILDYDFAGANFIHHGLLAHGGKKLSKSSSAPAVSVADGAKIHYKFAALKLGLDASKCESLSNLLEMFKEKFV; encoded by the coding sequence ATGAACCAAAAAATCACCTCTCGTATCGCTCCGACGCCAAGCGGCTTTTTGCACGCGGGCAATGTTTACAACTTCTTGCTGACCTATCTTTTTACTCGTGCGTTTGACGGGATTTTGTACTTAAGGATCGACGACTACGACCTGCCGCGCTACCGCAGGCAATACGTGGAAAATATCTTTCGCGTGCTTGATATGTTGGGCATTGATTTTGACGGCGGTCCCGGCGGAGTGGAGGAATTTGAGAGTAAATTTAGCTCCAAATTTCGCCTTGATGCCTACCAAAACGCGCTAAAAAAGCTCGAGCAAAAAGGCGTTTGCTATGCTTGCGAGTGCTCGCACTCGATGAAAAATTCGTTTAAAAACGGCATTTACGCGCGGGTTTGCGCGGAGAAAAATCTTAAATTTAAAAAAGACGAAACGACCATGCGGCTAAGCACCATCGACGGGGCGGAAATTTTAGTCGGGCAAAATTTGATAAATTTTGATGCTTTGGGGTGCGGCTCCAGCGGAGAGATGAGCCTGGCGGGCGGGCTTTGCGGTAATGAGCAAGCAGCGCAAGACGGCGTGGCAAACGGTTTAAAAAAATCGGCAAATTTGCTCGGCTCGGACAGAGGGAAACCTGGCGATAAGAAATTTAACCTAAATGAGGTAGAAAATTCGGAAGAACGCATTTTAAATTCGGCAAATTTGGGCGCCCTAAATTTGACGGACGAGACTGTGTTTGAAACGGAAAAATTCGCGCAAACCCAGAGCATAAATTTGGCGCAAATTTTGGGCGATTTCGTCGTTTGGAAAAAGGACGATACGCCCGCGTATAATCTCGCTAGCCTCGTGGATGACGAGATCTTAGGCATAAATTTGCTCGTGCGAGGCGAGGATCTGCTCGCGTGCTCGGCGGCGCAAAAGTACATGGCGCAGATACTGGACTACGATTTTGCGGGCGCAAATTTCATCCATCACGGCTTGCTAGCGCATGGCGGCAAAAAGCTATCCAAAAGCTCGAGCGCACCGGCGGTAAGCGTAGCGGACGGTGCCAAAATCCACTATAAATTTGCTGCCCTTAAACTCGGCCTTGACGCATCAAAATGCGAAAGCCTATCCAATTTGCTTGAGATGTTTAAAGAGAAATTTGTTTGA